In Alphaproteobacteria bacterium, one DNA window encodes the following:
- a CDS encoding HEAT repeat domain-containing protein, with protein sequence MTEYSLENVLNWARESSEKGDRDVMSAVLRQVNAAVRRETGLAQAGLVDALIDVARHETRSDARLTALRTLKQSEAEPSAHALEVLTGLATDRQESAPVRAAALEALGAMGLATKGPLPRDMGATLHALSTDHKEWTLVRGTALEVMHRLAHAHRIVIPADLDMKGLADIDVPAEGWYVMAA encoded by the coding sequence ATGACTGAATACTCACTCGAAAACGTACTGAACTGGGCGCGTGAATCCAGCGAAAAGGGCGACCGAGACGTCATGTCTGCCGTGCTGCGCCAGGTTAACGCGGCTGTGCGGCGCGAAACGGGACTTGCTCAAGCGGGGTTGGTCGATGCGCTGATAGACGTGGCGCGGCATGAGACGCGCTCGGATGCTCGGCTGACGGCCTTGCGGACGTTAAAACAGTCGGAAGCGGAACCGTCAGCCCATGCGTTAGAGGTCCTCACGGGATTGGCGACAGACCGCCAGGAATCCGCGCCGGTACGCGCGGCGGCGCTTGAAGCGCTCGGTGCCATGGGCCTTGCGACAAAGGGGCCTCTACCGAGAGATATGGGCGCAACCTTGCACGCTTTGTCCACGGATCACAAAGAATGGACATTGGTGCGCGGCACAGCGCTTGAGGTGATGCACCGCCTGGCGCATGCGCACCGTATCGTCATTCCGGCTGATCTGGATATGAAGGGCCTGGCCGATATCGACGTGCCTGCAGAAGGCTGGTATGTCATGGCCGCCTAG
- a CDS encoding DnaJ domain-containing protein — protein MRDPYQVLGLKRGATADEIKQAYRRLARKLHPDVNPGDKESEAKFKNVTAAYDFLNDTVRRAKYDRGEIDASGNAMAYASQGARSGARRGAAGGDAFNFESRFSGAEVNPEDLFADLFGAARRQGGFGAGAGRDPFAAEGAAAGGGDIVKTLSVSFIEAACGGQRRLTLAGGRTLEVAIPAGTEDGQRLRLRGQGMAHARGKGDLLVEIKIEPHPYFKRQGADIHLDLPVSVPEAMQGASVTAPTLDGKVTLRVPKSSNTGTLLRLKGKGVPKPGGTAGDMYITLRVVLPENPDASFTKFVEGWAKTHAYNPRSKMGME, from the coding sequence ATGCGCGATCCCTATCAGGTTTTGGGCCTTAAACGCGGCGCGACGGCGGACGAGATCAAGCAGGCCTATCGCCGCCTGGCGCGTAAGCTGCATCCGGATGTGAATCCGGGCGATAAGGAATCCGAGGCCAAGTTCAAAAATGTGACCGCCGCTTATGATTTCCTGAACGATACGGTTCGGCGAGCCAAATATGACCGGGGCGAGATTGACGCCAGCGGCAATGCGATGGCCTATGCCTCGCAAGGGGCGCGTTCTGGCGCGCGGCGTGGCGCGGCGGGAGGCGATGCCTTTAACTTCGAATCCCGCTTTTCCGGGGCCGAGGTCAACCCGGAAGACTTGTTCGCCGATTTATTCGGCGCGGCGCGGCGTCAGGGTGGCTTTGGCGCGGGCGCGGGGCGTGATCCCTTTGCCGCCGAAGGCGCGGCGGCAGGCGGGGGCGATATCGTCAAGACTCTGTCGGTGTCGTTCATCGAGGCCGCTTGCGGCGGTCAACGCCGCTTGACCTTGGCAGGTGGGCGTACGCTGGAAGTCGCGATTCCCGCCGGGACCGAAGACGGACAAAGATTGCGTCTGCGCGGCCAAGGCATGGCCCATGCGCGGGGCAAGGGCGATTTGCTGGTCGAGATTAAGATCGAACCGCACCCCTATTTCAAACGCCAGGGCGCGGATATCCATCTGGACCTGCCCGTCAGCGTCCCCGAGGCTATGCAAGGGGCCTCGGTCACCGCGCCCACTCTGGACGGCAAGGTCACCTTGCGCGTGCCCAAATCGTCGAATACCGGCACCTTGCTGCGCCTGAAGGGCAAGGGCGTTCCCAAGCCGGGCGGCACGGCGGGCGATATGTACATCACCTTGCGCGTGGTGCTGCCCGAGAATCCGGATGCTTCCTTCACGAAATTCGTCGAAGGCTGGGCCAAAACCCATGCCTATAACCCGCGTAGTAAAATGGGGATGGAATAA